CCGAGTTCACGACCCGCCCCTCGGGCCTTGTGCTGGTGACTGGCGCTACCGGTTCCGGTAAGTCGACGACGCTTGCTGCCATGATCGACAAAATCAACAAGGAACGCCACGACCACATTTTGACAGTCGAGGACCCCATTGAATTTTTGCACAAGCACCAGGGTTGCATGATCAACCAGCGCGAAGTCGGCAGCGATACCAACAGTTTTGCCATGGCCCTTAAGATGGCCCTCCGTCAGGATCCCGACGTGGTGCTCATCGGCGAAATGCGTGACAACGAGACCATGCGTTGCGCCTTGACCATCGCCGAAACGGGTCACTTGGCCTTTGCAACCTTGCACACCAACTCTTGTGTGCAGACTATCAACCGTATTATTGACGCGTTCCCCAAGGGTGAACAGCAGACCGTGCGTACGCAGCTCAGCTTTGTGCTGCAGGGCGTTATATGCCAGACTCTTGTGCCCCGCATTGGCGGCGGCCGCGTGATGGCTTACGAGATTATGAACGTGACTCCGGGTATCCGTGCGCTTATCCGTGACGATAAGGTGCACCAGATCGAGTCCATGATCGAAATTGGTCAGAAGTTCGGCATGAACACCATGAACATGTGCCTGTGCGAGTTGGTGAAGAACCGCAAGGTGGACCGCTTTGAGG
The sequence above is drawn from the Fibrobacter sp. UWP2 genome and encodes:
- a CDS encoding type IV pilus twitching motility protein PilT, which gives rise to MAYNIQDLLSEMVKRGASDLHITAGAPPLIRLSGKLTPIGEDKLKPDETMRMTYSLMNELQKKSFEQNKECDFSFGIANLARFRANAYLQRGCVALALRIIPLEIKTFKDLGLPKILAEFTTRPSGLVLVTGATGSGKSTTLAAMIDKINKERHDHILTVEDPIEFLHKHQGCMINQREVGSDTNSFAMALKMALRQDPDVVLIGEMRDNETMRCALTIAETGHLAFATLHTNSCVQTINRIIDAFPKGEQQTVRTQLSFVLQGVICQTLVPRIGGGRVMAYEIMNVTPGIRALIRDDKVHQIESMIEIGQKFGMNTMNMCLCELVKNRKVDRFEALARSPSPDQLEQLFVKEGV